A single genomic interval of Aedes aegypti strain LVP_AGWG chromosome 1, AaegL5.0 Primary Assembly, whole genome shotgun sequence harbors:
- the LOC110674049 gene encoding vesicle transport v-SNARE 12, which translates to MGDYDWNERNRQQVLEGRQILERTSASLARSNQIAIETEQTGHEVMSELEVQRESLLRSQRRLENANDGLSKSSAILRAMHRNVFYNKVVLILIIVMEALILAGLLYIKLSH; encoded by the exons ATGGGAGACTACGATTGGAATGAACGGAACCGCCAGCAGGTGCTGGAGGGTCGTCAAATTCTGGAACGCACATCCGCCAGCCTTGCCCGATCCAATCAGATAGCAATCGAGACCGAACAGACGGGTCATGAG GTGATGTCAGAGCTGGAAGTCCAAAGGGAATCGTTGCTGCGCAGTCAACGGCGCTTGGAGAACGCCAACGATGGTCTGTCCAAATCCAGTGCCATCCTACGGGCCATGCACAGGAACGTTTTCTATAACAAAGTGGTCTTGATATTGATCATCGTGATGGAAGCGCTGATACTGGCCGGTTTACTGTACATCAAGCTGAGCCACTGA
- the LOC5580096 gene encoding oocyte zinc finger protein XlCOF6, which yields MSKLAKEEKKFRLNVTGTAGQELELVQVDEDTQDAEGLNVDSLAEEHAEPNLVETTDGRMIIEMKPGKTCDICSVTFQSAKIFKKHKEECLEKISEFADVLEKEKTAAMSAQPGEEFFKYCNPNPENPCYCCGEDVSTAHVGHMKCKLCPKSFKAYEYLERHLQAVHADTTEFGCTQCNAKCPSVKVLGQHMMTHSAGKPFSCLKCGKDFTRKYHLERHLNHSSCGEIPKYLLPCEVCGKEFTRLDNLREHLRYHMGEAKRKRDYQCPHCEKAFYGSSLLNIHIRTHTGEKPFPCDLCTKTFPSTGALRKHRRSHTGERPYRCAECSATFAARETLNRHRKTHTGERPHECTICGKKFIQATQLRAHMFNHTGENGFNCDQCEAVFNRKARLDEHIRFVHQKEAPLTCEVCSKSFIRKEDLNRHLDTHSDEKNFSCNHCGKLFASKAALKIHERTHIIEEPSVCSICNHSFIRRDCLVRHIRTRHAGCPEAMSKIPPRKIQSSEPPREEVLLEITETEATMEQMVSIPEEDEQMLEIDGEVYQITPLEDIQLVKINTRRKDIKNESQTVDSEMLVDEIEVLPTKLEPLLPVETKKAIKTKRSMSVKPPEMLPPPPPLAVEPAEINVPVEVAPIEQPPKEKKKRKRATENASIVLPTKIKIEEDDSMPIFLSDAVLKEKVNELLCMLIDEEVLTEFGWPRAPVDRVLSEVIKRCGHKPASGVETGDYTTRMRENTKILFALTMEDDSIRTLLNNHTIDEVIMSVLKSK from the exons ATGTCGAAGCTTGCCAAAGAGGAGAAAAAGTTTCGTCTCAACGTCACCGGAACTGCCGGCCAGGAGCTTGAACTGGTACAGGTCGATGAGGACACGCAGGATGCTGAGGGCCTCAACGTTGATTCATTGGCGGAGGAGCATGCCGAACCCAATTTAGTGGAGACCACCGACGGAAGAATGATCATCGAGATGAAACCCGGTAAAACGTGCGACATCTGCAGCGTTACTTTCCAATCGGCAAAG ATCTTCAAGAAGCACAAGGAGGAATGTCTCGAGAAGATTAGCGAATTCGCAGATGTCCTAGAGAAAGAGAAAACGGCGGCAATGTCGGCGCAACCGGGCGAAGAGTTCTTCAAATACTGCAACCCGAATCCGGAAAATCCCTGCTATTGTTGTGGCGAGGATGTTTCAACCGCTCACGTCGGTCACATGAAGTGCAAACTGTGCCCAAAGTCTTTCAAAGCGTATGAATATCTGGAGAGACATTTGCAGGCCGTCCATGCCGACACGACCGAATTCGGCTGCACTCAATGTAACGCCAAGTGCCCTTCGGTAAAGGTTCTCGGCCAGCACATGATGACGCACAGTGCGGGCAAACCGTTCTCTTGTCTCAAATGTGGAAAGGATTTCACCCGCAAGTACCACCTTGAGCGGCACCTGAACCACTCCAGCTGCGGAGAAATTCCCAAGTACTTGCTTCCATGTGAAGTTTGCGGAAAGGAATTCACCAGGTTGGATAATTTGCGCGAACATCTTCGCTACCACATGGGCGAAGCCAAGAGGAAACGCGACTATCAGTGTCCGCACTGCGAGAAGGCATTCTACGGGTCTTCGTTGCTCAA CATCCATATCCGTACTCACACCGGGGAGAAACCGTTCCCCTGTGATCTATGCACGAAGACCTTCCCGTCCACAGGAGCCTTGCGAAAACATCGCCGATCGCACACTGGTGAACGACCCTATCGTTGCGCTGAG TGTTCGGCCACTTTTGCTGCCAGGGAGACGCTGAATAGACACCGGAAAACTCACACAG GTGAAAGACCACATGAGTGCACCATTTGCGGGAAAAAGTTCATCCAGGCGACCCAGCTTCGCGCGCACATGTTCAACCACACCGGTGAGAACGGATTCAATTGCGACCAGTGTGAGGCCGTATTCAACCGGAAGGCCCGCTTGGACGAACACATACGCTTCGTGCACCAGAAAGAAGCTCCGCTGACATGCGAAGTTTGCTCAAAGTCGTTCATCCGGAAGGAGGATCTGAACCGTCATCTTGATACGCACAGCGATGAGAAGA atttctcttgTAACCACTGCGGTAAATTGTTCGCATCCAAAGCAGCGTTGAAGATCCATGAGCGAACTCACATCATCGAAGAACCTAGCGTTTGTTCAATTTGTAATCATAGTTTCATAAGGAGAGATTGTCTTGTAAGGCACATTCGGACTCGCCATGC TGGCTGTCCGGAGGCGATGTCCAAAATTCCGCCAAGAAAGATTCAAAGTTCAGAGCCACCGCGGGAGGAAGTTCTTTTGGAAATCACAGAGACCGAGGCAACCATGGAACAAATGGTATCCATCCCAGAGGAGGATGAACAAATGCTGGAAATCGATGGCGAGGTCTATCAAATAACACCACTCGAAGACATACAACTGGTGAAGATCAACACTAGACGCAAGGACATCAAAAACGAATCACAGACTGTGGACAGTGAAATGTTAGTGGACGAAATTGAAGTTTTGCCAACGAAGTTGGAACCCCTTCTTCCAGTTGAAACCAAAAAAGCAATCAAAACCAAACGAAGCATGTCCGTTAAACCACCAGAAATGCTTCCACCTCCACCTCCGTTGGCGGTTGAACCCGCCGAAATTAATGTCCCAGTAGAAGTGGCACCAATCGAACAACCGCCAAAAGAGAAGAAAAAGCGCAAACGAGCCACCGAAAATGCTTCGATCGTGCTgccgaccaaaatcaaaatcgaGGAGGACGATTCCATGCCGATCTTTTTGAGCGATGCCGTGCTGAAGGAAAAAGTTAACGAACTTCTATGTATGCTGATTGACGAAGAGGTACTCACGGAGTTTGGCTGGCCGAGGGCTCCTGTGGACCGGGTCCTGAGCGAAGTGATCAAACGTTGCGGACACAAACCGGCTTCCGGGGTGGAAACCGGTGACTACACGACACGCATGCGGGAGAACACCAAGATCCTGTTCGCGCTCACGATGGAAGACGACAGCATCAGGACGCTGCTCAACAATCACACCATCGACGAGGTGATCATGAGCGTTTTGAAGAGCAAGTAA